From a region of the Buttiauxella agrestis genome:
- a CDS encoding plasmid transfer protein encodes MMNDQLVVNGTRSQNIKVFGTACALELVINQEDTKASDNSEYSSPSDKFYLNLFVAPSSSSGGYEWTTENCVIMKLSMTEVMSLASVFLRIKNTFKIENRKTSHRSHSVYKNLSVEPNNKGGLLFKLGIVPIEKNTIEKFLHYIPVMEMDCVRVGLFLLGFVSLKMPLVSTESIITALRLAESKAK; translated from the coding sequence ATGATGAATGACCAGTTAGTGGTTAACGGAACGCGCTCACAAAACATAAAAGTCTTTGGGACTGCATGCGCTCTGGAACTGGTCATTAACCAGGAAGATACCAAAGCTTCTGACAATTCCGAGTATTCATCTCCGTCTGATAAGTTTTATTTAAATTTGTTTGTAGCCCCTTCCAGTAGTAGTGGGGGATATGAATGGACGACTGAGAACTGTGTCATTATGAAATTATCAATGACGGAAGTAATGTCATTAGCTTCAGTTTTCTTAAGAATAAAAAATACCTTCAAAATTGAGAATCGAAAAACAAGTCACCGCAGTCACAGCGTTTATAAAAATCTTAGCGTAGAACCCAATAATAAAGGTGGGTTACTTTTTAAACTCGGTATAGTCCCGATAGAAAAAAATACCATTGAAAAATTTCTTCATTACATTCCTGTCATGGAAATGGATTGTGTACGGGTCGGTTTGTTTCTCCTTGGCTTTGTATCGCTGAAAATGCCTTTGGTTAGTACCGAATCAATCATTACGGCCTTAAGACTAGCCGAATCTAAAGCCAAATAA